One genomic window of Gossypium hirsutum isolate 1008001.06 chromosome D11, Gossypium_hirsutum_v2.1, whole genome shotgun sequence includes the following:
- the LOC107923874 gene encoding LOW QUALITY PROTEIN: phosphatidylinositol 4-kinase gamma 4 (The sequence of the model RefSeq protein was modified relative to this genomic sequence to represent the inferred CDS: inserted 1 base in 1 codon), whose translation MSSAGLAVVSIRNEPLVPPDHMNPEXGFCENESIWIYLALCGSMIPMRVLESDSIESLKLRIQTCKGFVVKNQKLVCSGRELARSNSLIRDYGVNDGNVLHLVLRLSDLQVITVKTTSGKEFTFHVERGRDVSYVKQQIARREKGFTDLDEQEVVCDGECLEDQRRIDDICKHNDAVLHLLVRKSAKVRAKPIAKNFELSVVAPELKDKQDFDGGKKENSKQYDLGGEESWSGYDVGREEVPKKPLDRDFLLEPVIVNPKVELSSVIVDMIDLTFDGLDNGKIPIRSVEGTGGVYFMQDSLGQKFVSVFKPIDEEPLAVNNPRNLPVSTDGVGLKKGTRVGEGAFREVAAYILDLYKNEQGKIYGDEKGFAGVPPTAMIKCLHSCFNNPDDLTTVKIGSLQLFVENTGSCEDIGPGSFPVDQVHKISVLDIRLANVDRHAGNILLNKDEDGQILLIPIDHGYCLPESFEDCTFEWLYWPQSRQSYSSEIIDYIKSLDAEEDIALLKFLGWDMSPKCARTFRVSTMLLKKGAERGLTPFAIGSILCRENIKVKSVIEEIVQEAEDSVLPGTSEAAFLETLSDIMDRRLDEIEC comes from the exons ATGTCGTCTGCTGGTCTTGCCGTTGTTAGTATTCGAAATGAACCTTTGGTTCCTCCTGATCACATGAATCCTG TTGGGTTTTGTGAAAACGAATCAATTTGGATATATTTGGCCCTTTGTGGATCGATGATTCCAATGCGGGTTTTGGAATCAGATTCTATTGAGTCCTTGAAGCTACGAATTCAAACCTGTAAAGGGTTTGTTGTAAAGAATCAGAAGTTGGTTTGTAGTGGCCGGGAGCTGGCTCGGAGTAATTCCCTTATTCGTGACTATGGAGTCAATGATGGGAATGTTCTGCATTTGGTTCTTAGGCTTTCTGATCTTCAGGTCATTACTGTTAAGACTACTTCTGGCAAAGAATTTACATTTCATGTGGAACGAGGACGGGATGTTAGTTACGTGAAACAGCAGATTGCTAGGAGAGAGAAAGGGTTTACTGATCTTGATGAGCAAGAAGTTGTTTGTGATGGGGAGTGTTTGGAGGATCAGAGGCGTATTGATGATATATGTAAGCACAATGATGCAGTATTGCATTTATTAGTTCGAAAGTCTGCCAAAGTTAGGGCTAAGCCCATTGCTAAGAATTTTGAGTTGTCTGTTGTGGCACCAGAATTGAAAGACAAGCAAGATTTTGATGGAGGTAAGAAGGAAAACAGTAAACAATATGATCTTGGTGGCGAAGAGAGTTGGAGTGGCTATGATGTTGGTAGAGAGGAGGTACCAAAAAAGCCTCTTGATAGGGATTTTTTACTCGAACCAGTTATTGTTAATCCCAAGGTTGAATTATCTTCAGTCATAGTGGATATGATTGATTTGACCTTTGATGGATTGGATAATGGTAAAATTCCAATTAGATCGGTGGAGGGTACTGGAGGAGTTTATTTCATGCAAGATTCTTTGGGTCAGAAATTTGTTTCTGTTTTTAAACCAATTGATGAGGAGCCTTTAGCTGTTAACAATCCTCGAAACTTACCAGTTTCAACCGATGGTGTAGGGTTGAAGAAAGGTACAAGAGTTGGAGAAGGAGCATTCAGGGAAGTTGCAGCTTATATTTTGGATCTTTATAAGAATGAACAGGGCAAGATATATGGTGATGAGAAGGGTTTTGCTGGAGTTCCTCCTACTGCTATGATCAAGTGTTTGCATAGCTGCTTTAACAATCCTGATGATTTAACAACAGTTAAGATTGGTTCATTGCAGTTGTTTGTGGAGAATACTGGAAGTTGTGAGGATATTGGTCCTGGGTCTTTCCCTGTTGACCAAGTACACAAAATCTCTGTTTTGGATATAAGATTGGCTAATGTAGATCGGCATGCTGGGAACATTTTATTGAACAAGGATGAAGATGGGCAGATATTATTGATTCCGATTGATCATGGCTATTGTTTGCCTGAAAGT TTTGAAGATTGCACATTTGAATGGCTGTATTGGCCTCAATCTCGCCAATCTTACTCTTCTGAGATAATTGATTATATAAAATCCCTTGACGCTGAAGAAGATATTGCTCTTTTGAAATTTCTTGGATGGGATATGTCGCCTAAATGTGCACGTACTTTCCGCGTCTCCACCATGCTCCTCAAAAAAGGTGCAGAGAGAGGGCTCACTCCCTTTGCTATTGGAAGTATATTGTGCAGAGAGAACATTAAGGTGAAATCTGTGATTGAGGAAATTGTCCAAGAGGCAGAGGATTCTGTGCTTCCAGGCACAAGTGAAGCTGCATTTCTTGAAACACTCTCTGATATCATGGATCGCCGTCTTGACGAGATTGAGTGCTGA
- the LOC107923566 gene encoding E3 ubiquitin-protein ligase SINAT5: MEFDSIDCMTSSDVIDDDDEIHHHNQLSSLLKSHSNNGSSNSIVSPAVHSSTTSVHELLECPVCTNSMYPPIHQCHNGHTLCSTCKTRVHNRCPTCRQELGDIRCLALEKVAESLELPCKYTSLGCPEIFPYYSKLKHEALCNFRPYNCPYAGSECTVVGGIPFLVAHLRDDHKVDMHSGCTFNHRYVKSNPREVENATWMLTVFHCYGQYFCLHFEAFQLGMAPVYMAFLRFMGDEVESRNYSYSLEVGGNGRKLIWEGTPRSIRDSHRKVRDSHDGLIIQRNMALFFSGGDRKELKLRVTGRIWKEQQNPEGGACIPNLCS; encoded by the exons ATGGAATTTGATAGCATTGATTGTATGACATCTTCAGATgtgattgatgatgatgatgagatcCATCATCATAATCAGTTGTCTTCATTGTTGAAGTCCCATAGCAACAATGGGAGCAGCAACAGTATTGTGTCACCTGCGGTTCACTCAAGCACCACCAGTGTCCATGAACTTCTGGAATGTCCTGTTTGTACCAATTCTATGTACCCTCCCATCCATCAG TGTCACAATGGGCATACTCTCTGTTCGACCTGTAAAACAAGGGTACACAATCGGTGCCCCACTTGTAGACAGGAGCTTGGTGATATTAGGTGTCTAGCACTAGAGAAGGTAGCTGAATCACTTGAACTGCCTTGCAAATATACATCACTTGGATGCCCGGAGATCTTTCCTTACTACAGTAAACTCAAACATGAGGCCCTATGCAACTTCAGGCCATACAATTGCCCATATGCTGGATCAGAATGCACTGTTGTTGGTGGTATTCCATTCCTTGTTGCTCATCTAAGGGATGACCACAAGGTTGACATGCATTCTGGATGCACGTTTAACCATCGTTATGTGAAGTCCAATCCTCGGGAAGTAGAAAATGCCACATGGATGCTAACT GTATTCCACTGTTATGGCCAGTACTTCTGTCTCCATTTTGAAGCCTTCCAGCTTGGGATGGCCCCTGTTTATATGGCATTCCTTCGTTTCATGGGTGATGAGGTTGAATCCCGCAACTACAGTTATAGCCTAGAAGTTGGGGGCAATGGCAGGAAACTCATTTGGGAAGGCACTCCAAGAAGCATAAGAGATAGCCACCGAAAGGTCAGGGATAGCCATGACGGCCTTATTATACAGCGTAACATGGCACTTTTCTTCTCCGGAGGAGATAGGAAAGAGTTGAAGCTGCGAGTAACCGGACGGATATGGAAAGAACAACAGAACCCAGAAGGTGGTGCCTGCATACCCAACCTCTGCAGTTAA
- the LOC107924334 gene encoding uncharacterized protein, whose translation MKNIQSTQDKKPSTQASHEPKTEPQNSQTADGPLADSGSLSTSSNDGKKVSRQDIELVQNLIERCLQLYMNRDEVVKTLLTRARIDPGFTTLVWQKLEEENADFFRAYYIRLKLKKQILLFNHLLECQYHMMKYPVPPKVPLAPIQNGIHPMPVNNLPMGYPVLQQPQFPAAGQPHMDSMGISSCHVVNGVPAPSNFQPMRMNSGNDMVMDSNASDVMPAVPPTTAMSSMSEMPLSCTSVASSGSFPFSASDMSGMGVDTSALDSAFTTDVASSVGLQLGQDNEAGNSRDSFRPLDQIQWNFSLTDLTADLSNLGDLGALGNYPGSPFLPSDSEILLDSSDQENIVEEFFVDSVPEQPCSPSDEDKS comes from the exons ATGAAGAACATACAG AGCACACAAGATAAAAAACCCTCAACTCAAGCTTCACATGAACCAAAAACAGAACCACAAAACAGTCAAACAGCAGATGGCCCCTTAGCAGATTCTGGCTCTTTGTCTACTTCAAGCAATGATGGCAAAAAAGTTTCACGCCAAGATATAGAACTT GTCCAGAATTTAATTGAACGATGTTTACAACTCTATATGAACAGAGATGAGGTTGTCAAAACCCTCTTGACTCGAGCGAGGATAGACCCAGGATTCACAACTTTAG TATGGCAGAAGCTGGAAGAGGAAAATGCTGACTTTTTCAGGGCTTATTATATAAGGCTGAAGTTAAAGAAGCAAATCCTTTTATTCAACCATTTGCTTGAGTGTCAATATCATATGATGAAATATCCTGTGCCTCCAAAGGTTCCTCTGGCCCCAATACAAAATGGGATCCATCCCATGCCCG TTAACAATTTACCAATGGGATACCCTGTGCTGCAACAACCTCAATTTCCAGCTGCAGGGCAACCTCATATGGACTCCATGGGTATATCAAGCTGTCATGTTGTCAATGGAGTCCCTGCTCCCAGCAACTTTCAACCTATGCGGATGAATTCTGGGAATGA CATGGTGATGGACAGCAATGCCAGTGATGTAATGCCTGCAGTTCCACCAACCACTGCCATGTCATCTATGTCAGAGATGCCTTTGAGCTGTACTTCAGTGGCATCCAGTGGGAGTTTTCCCTTCAGTGCATCAGATATGTCAGGGATGGGAGTAGACACATCAGCACTTGATTCAGCCTTCACAACAGATGTGGCAAGTTCAGTAGGATTGCAGCTGGGACAGGATAATGAAGCTGGGAATTCTAGAGATTCCTTTAGACCACTTGATCAGATTCAGTGGAATTTCAGTCTCACAGATCTGACTGCAGACTTGTCAAACTTGGGAG ATCTAGGTGCCCTTGGGAATTACCCTGGTTCTCCTTTTCTTCCCTCTGATTCAGAAATTTTGCTTGATTCTTCGGATCAAGAGAATATAG TGGAGGAATTTTTTGTTGATTCTGTCCCCGAACAGCCGTGCTCTCCGTCTGATGAAGATAAATCCTAG
- the LOC107923750 gene encoding ABC transporter G family member STR: MAKTGRHTANKSLESLLDTDKSAAAAGGGGRKSNAMAPPVPVRKTIPGHGFEFSNLSYSVIKKQKKDGEWIKKEAYLLNDISGQAMRGEVMAIMGPSGAGKSTFLDALAGRIARGSLQGSVRIDGKPVTTSYMKMISSYVMQEDQLFPMLTVQETFMFAAEVRLPPSISRVEKKKRVNELLSQLGLETAAHTYIGDEGRRGVSGGERRRVSIGIDIIHKPPLLFLDEPTSGLDSTSAYSVVEKVKDIARGGSIVLMTIHQPSFRIQLLLDRITVLARGRLIYMGSPTSLPAHLSSFGRPVPDGENSLEYLLDVIKEYDESTVGLDPLVVYQRDGIKPDQVARTPIPKTPKTPKTPKNMKTPGSRHAISLRSNVFSVTNQSQSGRFDYNEDEKEEEEDFDYSLERKSSRWQPQTPMSTSHSGAYPRLASQFYKDFSVWVYRGVTGAPRRAPSWTPATTPGVTPATTPGVRSYVSSRQHTMAQPQTSSHYWKTPVAYSPSYKEFDMEEVLDEPEHGSKFANPWLREVAVLSWRTALNVVRTPELFLSREIVLMVMAVILSSLFQNLSHHDFQTINRLLNFYIFAICLVFFSSNDAVPTFIQERFIFIRETSHNAYRASSYVISSLIVYLPFFAIQGFTFAAITKYWLRLQSSVLNFWLILYASLITTNAYVMLVSALVPSYITGYAVVIATTALFFLTCGFFLKGNKIPIYWRWLHYISAIKYPFEALLVNEFKDKEICISGNPSDLSPGPLGELKPSDLHLKNKALAGCTMIGEDVISSMGIKLENLWYDILILLAWGVLYRLFFYVVLRFYSKNERK; encoded by the exons ATGGCAAAGACAGGGCGACACACGGCAAACAAAAGTCTAGAGAGTCTTTTAGATACGGACAAATCAGCCGCCGCAGCTGGCGGAGGAGGAAGGAAGAGTAATGCAATGGCGCCGCCTGTGCCTGTAAGGAAGACGATACCGGGTCATGGGTTCGAGTTCAGTAACCTGTCTTACAGTGTTatcaagaaacaaaagaaagatggTGAGTGGATCAAGAAAGAAGCTTATCTTCTTAATGATATATCAGGTCAAGCCATGAGAGGTGAAGTGATGGCTATTATGGGACCTAGTGGTGCTGGGAAGTCCACGTTCCTTGATGCTTTAGCTGGTAGGATTGCTAGAGGGAGTCTCCAAGGTTCTGTCAGAATCGATGGCAAGCCG GTAACTACAAGCTACATGAAGATGATTTCGTCCTACGTAATGCAAGAAGACCAACTTTTTCCAATGTTGACGGTTCAAGAAACCTTCATGTTTGCAGCTGAGGTGCGGTTGCCACCTTCTATTTCTAGGGTGGAGAAGAAAAAACGAGTCAATGAGCTACTCAGTCAATTAGGCTTAGAG ACTGCAGCACATACATATATTGGGGATGAAGGAAGAAGAGGAGTATCAGGAGGAGAGAGGCGAAGGGTGTCGATTGGCATCGACATCATTCATAAACCACCATTGTTATTCCTCGATGAACCGACATCTGGTCTCGACTCTACGAGCGCTTATAGTGTGGTGGAGAAGGTGAAGGACATAGCTCGAGGTGGTAGCATCGTTCTCATGACCATACATCAACCTTCTTTTAGGATTCAATTGCTATTGGACCGTATCACCGTCTTAGCAAG GGGTAGACTAATATATATGGGAAGCCCAACCTCTCTCCCGGCTCACCTTTCCAGTTTTGGAAGACCAGTTCCTGACGGTGAGAACAGTCTTGAATATCTCCTCGACGTAATCAAAGAATACGATGAATCAACTGTCGGACTGGACCCTCTCGTAGTGTACCAACGTGATGGTATCAAACCAGACCAAGTTGCACGAACACCAATTCCAAAAACACCCAAAACACCTAAAACACCGAAGAACATGAAAACACCTGGTTCTAGACATGCTATTAGCCTACGTAGCAATGTTTTCTCTGTTACAAATCAATCACAGTCCGGCCGATTTGATTACAACGAagatgaaaaagaagaagaagaagactttGATTACTCATTGGAACGGAAATCATCCCGGTGGCAACCTCAGACTCCAATGAGTACTTCACACAGTGGTGCTTACCCACGTTTGGCTTCTCAATTCTATAAAGATTTCTCCGTTTGGGTTTACCGTGGTGTCACCGGAGCTCCTCGTCGTGCACCGTCATGGACACCAGCGACAACTCCTGGTGTAACACCGGCTACAACTCCTGGTGTAAGAAGCTATGTTTCCAGCCGACAACATACAATGGCTCAGCCCCAAACATCTTCACACTACTGGAAGACCCCAGTTGCTTACAGTCCGTCGTACAAAGAATTCGACATGGAAGAAGTGTTGGACGAGCCAGAACACGGCTCCAAGTTCGCTAACCCATGGCTGAGAGAAGTAGCAGTGCTGTCGTGGAGGACGGCGCTTAACGTGGTTCGTACACCGGAGCTCTTCCTTTCCCGGGAAATCGTATTAATGGTCATGGCGGTGATTTTATCTTCTCTATTCCAAAACTTAAGCCATCACGATTTTCAGACGATCAACCGGCTGTTAAATTTCTACATCTTCGCCATTTGTTTAGTATTTTTCTCCTCTAACGACGCAGTCCCGACTTTCATCCAAGAGCGGTTCATCTTCATCAGAGAGACCTCTCATAACGCTTATCGTGCATCATCTTACGTCATATCTTCCCTCATCGTCTACCTCCCGTTTTTCGCTATCCAAGGTTTTACCTTCGCCGCCATTACCAAATACTGGCTTCGCCTACAAAGCAGCGTATTAAACTTCTGGTTAATCCTGTACGCTTCTCTAATCACCACCAATGCTTACGTCATGCTGGTGAGTGCACTCGTCCCGAGTTACATTACTGGTTACGCCGTCGTAATCGCTACCACAGCTCTTTTCTTCCTCACCTGTGGGTTCTTTCTTAAAGGTAACAAAATACCCATTTATTGGAGATGGTTACATTACATTTCCGCCATTAAATACCCTTTTGAAGCTTTGTTGGTGAATGAGTTTAAAGATAAAGAAATTTGTATTTCCGGTAACCCATCGGATCTTTCACCGGGACCTTTAGGGGAGTTGAAACCTAGTGATTTGCACCTTAAAAACAAAGCACTTGCTGGTTGCACCATGATCGGAGAAGACGTGATATCATCCATGGGGATTAAATTGGAGAATCTTTGGTATGATATCCTTATATTGCTAGCTTGGGGTGTACTTTATCGCCTGTTTTTCTACGTGGTTCTTAGATTTTATTCTAAGAacgagagaaaataa